The following coding sequences are from one Pocillopora verrucosa isolate sample1 chromosome 5, ASM3666991v2, whole genome shotgun sequence window:
- the LOC131783046 gene encoding protein dimmed: LRQETAEEHWLLQRYFLAMSAQESRRGLFQSQSQGKKFSSITSKSFMKQSGGKHTNGKSLGVQLEDKNSKLLTNAIQSDSRGTKWAKTHGNEWQAKRRTRPSGVRTTRQIRRNERERGRKARLNAAFQVLRSVVPSNVNSSGGVSERKMTQVEILRLAKNYISNLTELLDKIKEEEKYSLRAFNA; the protein is encoded by the exons CTACGACAGGAGACTGCGGAAGAACACTG GTTGCTTCAGAGATATTTCTTGGCAATGAGCGCTCAGGAATCAAGAAGGGGTCTTTTTCAAAGCCAATCGCAAGGAAAGAAATTTAGCTCCATAACCTCCAAGAGTTTTATGAAGCAAAGTGGAGGAAAGCACACAAATGGGAAATCGTTGGGCGTGCAGCTGGAAGATAAAAACTCCAAACTGTTGACAAATGCCATACAAAGTGATTCAAGGGGAACAAAATGGGCAAAAACTCATGGCAATGAATGGCAAGCAAAGCGGAGGACGCGTCCGAGTGGGGTTAGAACAACAAGACAAATCAGGCGAAACGAGAGAGAAAGAGGGAGGAAAGCAAGATTAAACGCGGCCTTTCAAGTCCTTCGTTCAGTTGTACCAAGTAACGTGAATTCTTCTGGAGGAGTCAGCGAACGAAAGATGACTCAAGTTGAAATCCTACGTCtggctaaaaattatatttcGAACCTTACGGAACTACTCgacaaaatcaaagaagaagagaagtaCTCTCTTCGAGCTTTCAATGCTTAA
- the LOC131783052 gene encoding neurogenic differentiation factor 1-like: MEDIFHGSFYNEPAFDGAFLNDGFAPESRVGFGLTDEQLNSIVKYRDTEYPSTATTVQYHELSTFSYDKTPQCQASGQTLQDSTPTTLEVLDEICLGNNTLENTETTGTYDGDVCPRQGRGQPLKKMRRLRANDRERRRMRSLNRALESLKKCLPVPQSKRRVTKLEILRIACNYIRSLSDTLSEDSRGNDGPSRGRKSRSRGIVGDPVVNGFSVAQRLEILSGNNTNRI; encoded by the coding sequence ATGGAAGATATCTTTCACGGAAGTTTTTACAACGAACCGGCCTTTGACGGTGCTTTTCTGAACGATGGCTTCGCCCCCGAGAGTCGAGTCGGTTTTGGCCTCACAGATGAGCAGCTGAATTCGATCGTCAAGTACAGAGACACAGAGTATCCTTCAACAGCTACCACCGTGCAATACCATGAATTATCTACCTTTTCGTACGACAAAACTCCACAATGCCAAGCGTCAGGCCAAACGCTTCAGGACAGTACGCCTACAACCTTGGAGGTGCTGGATGAAATCTGTCTGGGTAATAACACGCTGGAAAATACTGAGACCACGGGAACCTACGACGGTGATGTTTGCCCACGACAAGGCCGCGGacaacctttgaaaaaaatgcgCCGTCTTCGCGCCAACGATCGAGAACGGCGTCGAATGCGGTCTTTGAACAGAGCATTAGAAAGCCTCAAGAAATGTTTACCAGTTCCGCAAAGCAAGCGGCGCGTGACCAAGCTAGAAATACTTCGAATCGCTTGTAATTACATCCGGTCACTCTCGGACACTCTCAGCGAAGATTCACGAGGTAACGACGGCCCGAGTCGGGGAAGAAAGTCACGATCCCGCGGGATTGTCGGTGATCCCGTTGTAAACGGGTTTTCAGTCGCCCAAAGGTTAGAAATTCTGTCGGGAAATAACACAAACCGCATTTGA
- the LOC131783035 gene encoding phenazine biosynthesis-like domain-containing protein isoform X1 — protein MAVEASFPIFVVDAFTDKPFGGNPAAVCLVGSRELSDNTMQRIANEMNLSETAFILQKTEQDTYSKGSCFGLRWFTPACEVPLCGHATLASAAVLFNSIGNANAEVTFETLSGKLTARQEGSSICLNFPLNSCEPLPKEEAMKRLVKAVVGDLKVKDVEYSKTTKKLLLCLEPSLTREDLENLSPDFQAMLSAPLSGLVRGVIVTLQGTKANGCVDGSGEVYDFVSRYFAPWVGISEDPVTGSAHTVLASYWSQRLKKNDLYARQCSSRGGELRIDVRENNRVDIAGQAVLVLQGSIRL, from the exons ATGGCGGTCGAAGCGAGTTTTCCAATCTTTGTAGTCGATGCATTCACCGACAAACCTTTTGGCGGGAATCCAGCTGCTGTATGCCTCGTGGGATCAAGG GAATTAAGTGACAACACCATGCAAAGGATagcaaatgaaatgaatttgtcTGAAACTGCTTTTATCCTCCAAAAAACTGAGCAAGACACATACTCGAAAG GTTCCTGTTTTGGTCTTCGTTGGTTTACCCCAGCATGTGAAGTGCCTTTATGTGGACATGCAACTTTAGCCTCAGCAGCTGTTTTGTTTAACTCCATAG GTAATGCAAATGCTGAAGTAACATTCGAAACATTAAGTGGGAAATTAACGGCAAGACAGGAAG gTTCATCAATTTGTTTAAACTTCCCTTTGAACAGCTGTGAACCATTACCTAAA GAAGAAGCAATGAAGAGATTAGTTAAAGCAG TTGTAGGTGACCTAAAGGTAAAAGACGTAGAATACTCCAAGACAACCAAGAAACTTCTCTTGTGTTTGGAGCCTTCATTGACAAG AGAAGATTTGGAAAACCTCTCCCCAGACTTCCAGGCTATGTTGTCCGCCCCCTTGTCTGGACTTGTCCGTGGTGTGATTGTAACCCTGCAGGGGACTAAGGCAAATGGGTGTGTGGATGGTAGCGGTGAGGTGTATGACTTTGTTTCACGTTACTTTGCTCCTTGGGTTGGAATATCTGAGGACCCAGTAACTG GCTCGGCACATACAGTTCTTGCTAGTTATTGGTcacaaagactgaaaaaaaacgATTTGTATG ctcGTCAGTGTTCATCGCGTGGTGGAGAACTGAGAATTGATGTCAGGGAAAACAACAGAGTTGACATTGCTGGACAAGCAGTCTTAGTTCTTCAAGGAAGCATACGCTTATGA
- the LOC131783035 gene encoding phenazine biosynthesis-like domain-containing protein isoform X2, whose amino-acid sequence MQRIANEMNLSETAFILQKTEQDTYSKGSCFGLRWFTPACEVPLCGHATLASAAVLFNSIGNANAEVTFETLSGKLTARQEGSSICLNFPLNSCEPLPKEEAMKRLVKAVVGDLKVKDVEYSKTTKKLLLCLEPSLTREDLENLSPDFQAMLSAPLSGLVRGVIVTLQGTKANGCVDGSGEVYDFVSRYFAPWVGISEDPVTGSAHTVLASYWSQRLKKNDLYARQCSSRGGELRIDVRENNRVDIAGQAVLVLQGSIRL is encoded by the exons ATGCAAAGGATagcaaatgaaatgaatttgtcTGAAACTGCTTTTATCCTCCAAAAAACTGAGCAAGACACATACTCGAAAG GTTCCTGTTTTGGTCTTCGTTGGTTTACCCCAGCATGTGAAGTGCCTTTATGTGGACATGCAACTTTAGCCTCAGCAGCTGTTTTGTTTAACTCCATAG GTAATGCAAATGCTGAAGTAACATTCGAAACATTAAGTGGGAAATTAACGGCAAGACAGGAAG gTTCATCAATTTGTTTAAACTTCCCTTTGAACAGCTGTGAACCATTACCTAAA GAAGAAGCAATGAAGAGATTAGTTAAAGCAG TTGTAGGTGACCTAAAGGTAAAAGACGTAGAATACTCCAAGACAACCAAGAAACTTCTCTTGTGTTTGGAGCCTTCATTGACAAG AGAAGATTTGGAAAACCTCTCCCCAGACTTCCAGGCTATGTTGTCCGCCCCCTTGTCTGGACTTGTCCGTGGTGTGATTGTAACCCTGCAGGGGACTAAGGCAAATGGGTGTGTGGATGGTAGCGGTGAGGTGTATGACTTTGTTTCACGTTACTTTGCTCCTTGGGTTGGAATATCTGAGGACCCAGTAACTG GCTCGGCACATACAGTTCTTGCTAGTTATTGGTcacaaagactgaaaaaaaacgATTTGTATG ctcGTCAGTGTTCATCGCGTGGTGGAGAACTGAGAATTGATGTCAGGGAAAACAACAGAGTTGACATTGCTGGACAAGCAGTCTTAGTTCTTCAAGGAAGCATACGCTTATGA
- the LOC136281058 gene encoding RNA polymerase II-associated protein 3-like, with protein MLSSIIAALSQEVVPQGEEKLACHILGELSHVERFDMVLLFMSSKEKKELQQLFSKLQVARDQKKFVTSDEFEQLQKKYWN; from the exons ATGTTAAGTAGCATTATAGCAGCCCTCAGCCAGGAAGTTGTTCCACAAG GAGAAGAAAAACTTGCTTGCCACATTCTGGGAGAGCTTAGTCATGTTGAACGATTCGATATGGTGTTGTTATTTATGTCgtctaaagaaaagaaag AACTTCAACAGCTTTTCTCCAAGCTTCAAGTTGCGAGGGACCAGAAAAAGTTTGTCACAAGTGATGAATTTGAACAGCTACAAAAGAAGTACTGGAATTAG